ACACTACATCATGTTTTCGAacataaaataggaaaatttacaCATAAGCAAGGTTCAAGGTAGCGAAATGGGGGAGCCCAATTGGTCTCTTCCATTTCTGGCTAGAATCAGCCAGAATCACTTGAACCCTAAAATTCTTGCCGTGGATCGGAAGAGCGAGTCAGACTAAATCGGGATCAGTATCAGACAATTTTAACTCCaatccattgttgaaacttctcgctatctAAAAGCGGTGATTCCAACCTGATTGTGCGAAGCTCACAATTCCAAATTGCCtacatccttctgaagctcatttcCATAAAACATACCTGtaactccaacgtcatgccttccCTTAGGAGCTACATACCTTTAATGTTGTACCTTCATTCATGTCTTGAACCCAACTATACTATTACAAACGTtttgagaaacagaaaaaactAAATACCTTTTTGCAATTTTAAAAATCATAACACAAAAACGGAAAAAAGACAAAATCAAACGGTCCCTTACTTAAACTTCAAGGTTTGGGGAGTAATACATTAATCAGGGCCAGAGCCAGACTAGCCCAATAATATGTTTTAGCCCAAGGTACGCAGGCAAGATACCTTGGTAGGCCCAATTTTTCCACGTGGCATAAAACTGTGGGATGACACATGGACTGCTCTTAAGTTGCCATGTCACAATTGTTACATGCCAGCTGCCCATGTCTGTTTTGGAATCCACTTTCCACCCAAACCCTGTCATTGAATAGGGACACTTttcccttaccaaaaaaaaaaaaaaatagacactTTTCCAGAAAATTTCAAAGCGCACACCAActaagaaaaatgagaaaacgGCCGTAGCaaacaaagagaagagaggagcgGTACATGGGGATTACTAGCTGCTTTTCATGGACTCGTCTTCCATTTCCGTCTCTTTCTCCTTCCCCAATTGTTTCTGCAATTCTCCTGCCACTCTCCTTCCCCATTTTACAAAGCCGAGGAGCTTCTCCTTCTTCAATCCTTGTAAAACTCCATTTCGAGGCTACCTGCAGAAATCCCACGGAACCATGAAGAGTGAATCCTCctcgttttcttcttcctatGTAAATCTAGATTCTGGGAAGTGCGGAGAGGAGAAAACTCTAGATTGGAGTTCTACAACATCCATGATATATGATTTGCGTGATATCAATCCGGATTTGTTTCAACAGTTGGTCTATGACGCTCTGGTCTGGAGTTCCCTTCATGGACTTGTTGTTGGAGACAAAAGCGTTCAGGTTAGCAACATATAATTATCGTTCTTTGACCATTGAATCTTGCTGCAAATAGAATATTGGAAGTGCTCCTTTAGTTGTTAAATTTTTGGTGGCTCACTTGCAGAGGTCTGGAATGGTTCCTGGCCTAGGGCTCGTGCACGCTCCGTTTGCTTTGTTGCCCACATTCTTCCCTCAAATTCATTGGCAACAAGCGTGTGAGTTAGCTCCCCTTTTCAATGAGCTTATCGATCGTGTGAGTTTGGATGGAAAATTTTTACAGGAATCATTGTCCAggttccctctctctccctgtatgtgcattgattgtTTTCATGTCTGATTACTTTACTACTGTGATATTTATCTAACATGATTGTCTAAGTAATTCCAAAATATTTTAAGTTTTGTTATTACTTATAACCAAATTCTTTGGTTTCAACAAGGAAATAATAACAAGCCCAAGAAACCTCTTAGATCTAGTGAGCCCCAAATGTTGGACAAGAAACAAGAGAGGCATTGAGGGGCATCTCTTTAGCCCCACATCGGCTAGGGAAAGAgattgggctagttgataacctccgGCACTCTTCCATAgccacaacgcgttttaaagccatGAGGCTCATGGACCAAAGGGGATAACATTGTGGTTTGGTATGGGGCTGGAGTGTTATAAATAGTATCAAAGCAGACCCTAACACTGTGTGGGGCCACAACTGAGATGCTATACAGTGAGGGGGAGATTGTCACGCCCATGAAATGGCCCAAATCCAGTGAGCCCCAAAGGTTGGGCAAGAAACGGAGAGGTGTTGTGGGGGGCAtctctttagtcccacatcgctagGGGGAAGAgattgggctagttgataaaCTCTAACACCCCTTCCATAGTTACAACGCGCTTTAAAGCCATGAGACCCCAAAACATACAATATTGTGGTTTGGTATGGCGTCAGGGCGTTACACCACATGACAGAAAAATTGCAGATTTGATATGTAGGGTAGTTGAGCCATTTGTTTTGGTCATTTCCTGTAAATAATTAGGTTGTATGTTTGTTCAATATTACTcatgagtatatatatatatattttttttttctttacatttttgCTGGATATGCTAAAAAGATGTGCTTCTTGACGATATATTCTTTGAACGAAACATATGCTCCAATCACCTTAAATAACATCAGATAAGTCTACTTGTGGAAGCAAGCAAAGTGCATCTTCAATACTATATTATTATCTGCTGTTTATTGTGCTTGCAGAAACatgttcttcttcctcccctttcatATCTGTTAATCCTGTATTTTCTGCAATTTactttttatattatatttatattgTCCTGTTTTGGTTATAGACATTTAGCTGATATTCCTTTCATTGTTTGGCTCCCTCTCACTTCTATATTTTCATTAAGCTTCATTTCAACCTTCTTTCTACTGTGACATGCAAAATCGGAAATATGAGTtggatttcttttcttaattttgttGTGAACCATTGTAGAACGAAGAAAGTGGACGCTTTCACTAGTAGACTGTTAGATATTCATTCCAAAATGCTAGAAATTAACAAAAAGGAGGTGAGCTATTATATGTGACCTATTCTACTTTCACCTATAATCTGTATTTCTGATTATATTGGCGTAGGCACTGATCCTTTTAGTTGCTATAACAGGATATACGTCTGGGTTTACATCGTTCAGATTATATGCTTGATGCTCAGACTGAATTACTTCTCCAAATAGAGCTCAATACTGTTTCAGCTTCTTTTGCTGGCCTTGGTTGTGTTGTCAGTGAGCTTCACAGGTCAACTAGTTCTGTATTAACCTCGGAATACTTGAACCTTCTCCAGAATCATTGATATGTTCTTTTGATATCATTAATAGTATAATAAAAAATCTGGTACTTAATTTGTACTGCATTAATTCACATGATGTGTACACATAAGGCTTGAAGGTAGCATGGCAAGATCTTACATGCCCAAAACAAGTAACATTGGATAAACAACAAGCATCTAAATGGTTGCTTCTCATTTTGCAGGAATTTACTTAACCACTACGGAAAGAAACTTGGATTGAATCCCTTGAGGGTCCCTGGAAACAACTCAGTCAGTGGATTTGCCGAGGCAATAGCTAAAGCTTGGAATGAGTTCAATAACTCTAGGTTGGGGTCAACCGATCcttctgttttcctttttgtaAACTTGTACTTGCAAGGTCATTCTGAACTGTCACTAatttcaaatatattttttcaggGCTGTAGTTTTGGTTGTGGTTCAAACTGAAGAACGCAACATGTATGATCAACACTGGCTTTCTACCATTTTGAAGGAGAGATATCCTTTTTATCTTCAGCATCCGTCCTATATAATTATACATAATGATATTATTTGAGTTTCTAAAGAGAACCAGGATAACGTTACTCTAAGAGAACCAGATATAGATGGATCTCTTCTTCCCGAGAAATAGATAGATATATGAGCATTCACCCAATGGATCTTAACAATGTTtgtgaaagtaaaataaataagaaatttttAAATAGTTCTGGGAAGTAATTGATTTTTCAATAGGAAACAAGAAAGTTGATACTACAGCTTCCCATGTGGTACCATGCACTTTAGGGTAAAGTATTGTGCCAATGTAGTTAGCAAATCACATTCTTCAATATGTTAGAGATTGATATAGCAGTGAATGCGTGTGATTCCTTGCCATAAAGAACAAAATGTAAGCTGAATatagtttctttccttttctttctttttttcttttttttttttcttttttttttttttttttctctttttttNNNNNNNNNNNNNNNNNNNNaaaaaaaaaaaaaaaaccccaacaaAAAAGTCTGGGTCTTtatcttttctcaaaatttttaccCCTTTAATCTGACCCTTTCCTATATAGCCCCCTCAAAAAAGTCTGTGTCTTgatcttttcttaatttttttgctttggCATCTCAACTTGAGAAAGGAGATAATTCTCACCCAACCCCAAAGAAAAAGTCATTCACTTTTTATTATTAGTTGGATGAAACCGAAAAGCTTTTTACTCAAATTTACTATTTTATGTCACGAAATGTTCTGGATTTTGGTGAATTTTCAGAAATATTGTTCTATGAGTATGATTAAAACTTGGTTTAAACAGGTTTTGACCAAAATTCCAGAATTGTGGGAAATTCTGCTTCTGTTACCTGTACTGAGTGACTTAATTTCAGCTCTTTAAAACAAATCATGAGTGAATAAATTGGGAGAACAAGAACAGTgagtgccttttttttttgttatttaaagTTTCTGACAGATTGATGAAAACAAGGAAGTTATTGTTTCTTCCTTAACTCTGTAATACACATTTTGTGACAACCATTCGTAAAACAATGGCAGAAATAGATGCAGAGGGGGAGCTTCAACCAGATGGAACACTTGTTGTGTATGTAAATTTTCTCCTATTTATTTATGCATTGAACATGTGATATTTCTTAGTCACTGTGCATTTGCCAAGTGATACTTCTAACTTTAACATTTGAAAGTTCTATTCTGCAGTGGAGGCCAACCAGTTGCAGTCATCTATTTCAGAGCCGGGTATGCACCTAGTGATTATCCTTCAGAATCAGTAAGAAGTGCTTCTCTGTTCTTATGCTCTGTCCTGATGATAGTGTTGTTCATACTTCTTGTGCCTAGTGGAGGCTGGCATTTGGTTTCTGCTTAGAAGCAATATAATGTTGAGGAAGCCCAACTTGTGGGCAGACCCTGGGGCAGGCTAAAATGCCATATGGACAAACACCATGGAAATTTGGCCAGGAATGGTGAAGCAAACCTTGTACTGAGAAAACCTAGTCAATCCCAaaccacacacccccccccccaccccggcccccccaaaaagaaaaaaaagaagaagaagaaaacggaCATTGTTGAATTCATTGAGTGAAAAGATCCTTCCTATatgtcaaaatatatatatttaaccaTTTGAACCCAAAAAAAGGGGTCAAGTACTGTCTCATGCAAGCTGGATGAATATTCAAATGTCCTtgcattttttcctttccaacTGTAAAGGGTGCCATACTTTTGTCCATAGACATCCAACTTTGCATTGGATCTGAGATAATTTTGGAATTGCTTACATCCCCACGcccccacccaccccaaaaaaaaaaaaaaaagtaatcatGTATGAGCTGGTATGAAGGTCTGCTTTCAATTGATTTTTGATCAATGGAATGGAATCTCCTAGGAGGGATCCATCAACTTTCAGGTCCCAAATCCATACATGTCCACCATTCATATTGTGTTGTGATTAAAATATGCAGTGCATTGAATGTTGTATATCAGCATATAAATGGTTTTTGCCATATGCTTATGTTCTTACTGATTTACTAGGAATGGAGAACCAGACTGTTAATGGAGCAGTCCTCTGCAATCAAGTGCCCATCTATTTCCTACCATTTAGCGGGAACCAAGAAAATTCAGCAAGAGCTGGCAAAACCCAATGTACTTGAAAGGTAACAAAACTTTGTTTTCCTTCGGAGCCTAGGTCCTAGTCCTATTGTTTGTTCATTCATTTCTGCACGAATAAAACTACCTTAAATTTTCAGCACATGTAATTATGCCTCAAAAGTACTCTAGATTGTGTTAAACCAATGTGGCCATAggccgccaaaaaaaaaaaactcgtcaAGTTTTTCCATGGGTTATCTGATTATAATTTGATTTTATGGACCCTAGGTTGAAATGACGTTCTGCCATTCCAGTTGgatttatttcatttatatatGTGGATGTATTTCTATGATTCTTGGATTATAGTATACTTTCTTGTAAgcccacacaaaaaaaaattaaaggattTGCTATACTTTTAGTTGAATTTTTTGCTGGAATATATGAGCAGGTTTCTCGAGAACAAGGATGATATTGCCAAACTACGCAAATGCTTTGCAGGGTTATGGagtatggattattctgatgtTGTAAAAAGTGCCATTGAAAAACCTGATTTGTTTGTGCTCAAACCCCAACGAGAAGGAGGAGGTACAGTTCTTTCCAAACTCATTGCTATTGTTGTTGCCATCGTCTTTGTTGCTGTTTATTTTTGATATGACTATGATTCCAACATCTTCAGGTAACAATGTCTATGGTGACAATTTGAGAGAAACCCTACTGAAATTGGAGAATGAAGGGAGTGAAGAACGTGATGCTTACATCCTTATGCAAAGGATTTTCCCCAGTGCTTCTCCTGCATTTCTGGTGCGAGATGGTGTTTGTCACCAAGACCATGTCATATCAGAACTTGGGATATATGGTGCTTATCTGAGGTATTGACCTGTGTTTTCTTTTGTATATTCCTGTGTTGGGTAGTTTGGTGTGTTGGGAAAGGGATCTGTATGGATGGGCTTGAGTCGACGGTTTAAGTTTTGGTTGTATCTTCTTAACTAAATGACATTGACAATGCTGTAGTATTTGAAACTATCTTGCATTTGATGTGTTCGGACTGGATTTTACAGgagcaaaaataaaatcataataaatgaTCACTGTGGTTACCTGATGCGAACCAAAGTTACATCATCAAATGAAGGTGGAGTTGCTGCTGGATTTGCAGTCCTTGATAGTATATATTTGACATGATTGAATTGGTGTCTTTCGACGAAAGGGAAATGGAGCAATAAAGTGTTGACGTGTCCTGTTGGGGCCACTGTTAGGGGTTAAAAGAAAAACTCACAGGCTCATACCAAGGCTACATTGAACAATAACTTTAAGTAAGTTTTGACATGCAGTTAACTTTTAAATTGGAGAGTCTGAACCTTATCAGGTGCAGGAAAGCTGATGTTTATTAGATCTTTCTGTTTACCATGTCCTATTGGAAGGTGCAATGTGGCCTGGGAAATAAATTATCATATGTTTAATCCATCTTTGTCAATGTTGACTACTGGTGATTACAATTGGAGAACaggaaataatttcttttgtaCTTCTGAAGGCTGTTCAAAAACCTAAAATTGGTTTAAGGTGCATGGTCAATTGATAGTGCACCTAAAAGATATCAGAGATGAACTACTATTTTGCAGAATTCATGGGTGGGAAGACCCTCACCTAAATCCTTGGAGTAATAGTGCCATTAACTCTTGATAAACAGGCAACTTGGGAGGATTGTTGCCTTAAAAAACCCTTCCCATGAAATTTTTATGCATCGATGTGTGTAGAAGTTTCACGCCAAATCAATAATTGGCGACGAATTGAGGATTACAACTTGAAGTCTGAATATCATGCTAAGGTTCTAAGAGGCAATTTAGTGGAGacataaattgaaataaatgaaaGTTAGTCACAGGAGCAAGTTTAATCTGATGCAGCCTGCAGGATCATTGGGGTTTAATCCCAGCAGAACTCAGTCAACCTTCTCTGAAATCTACACTTCTGTGGTTATATTCTACATACCTTGTATTCTTAAGACCAATAATTCAAGtaatttttgttttcccttttcatgtCTTATAAATCACCCAAAGCCCATAGTTTTGGTTTACAGGCCCACATCATCCTTTTTTTCCGGAAGCCCAGTTGTGACTTGAGAGGCTATCTTCTTCATTTAAACCATTACTGCTGCTCAATATCTTGATCTCTCCTCTGCACTCACAATTCCTTTCACAGAAtcattcttctccttcccttggCTTCTTTTCACCTCATCTCTCTCTTCGTCATCACAGTTCATTCTTCTAGGAAGGCTTTTGATGAACGGTAAAGATCGTATGGGGCCCAAAGATGATCAACAATGCATGGCTTCCTGGAGTCCAATCTCAACCAAGGTTTACCCTTGCCACTCCAATGGAGTAGGCTAATGGGTCCAGGGTGAAGATTCCTACACTTTCCCTCAAGGTTATCTCCTCCCAACCCATGCTGGTTCCATCTATGATCAATTGCTTTAATGTTTCCAGCAAAAACCAGCAAGAAAGGTGGCAAAGAACCCAAGTGAtatatcctcttcttctgctgcattCCCATCCATTCCTCAACCTTCTTTGTATAGCCACCTTCTCTCCACTTATCCATGTTCACCACCATCACTCCTGTATTGAAATAACAAGTTTTTCTCCCTCTGAATGTCGATGCCAATGCCGGGTCAGACCAGAAGGCATCAGTGAAGTATTTGATAAAATTGGCATGTCAGTACTCTGGTGCAGCCACCACCTTATCACCCAGATCAACAACCAAAGCTTGGCTATGTCATCGACCATAATGAGGTCTGAATCAAGGTAGATGATCCTGCTTACATCGGCTGGAATAATGTCGGCGAGGTAGATACGAGCATAGTTCAATGGTTGGTCAAGAGCTTGGCGGATAGACTTGGAGATTTTGCTATGGATACGATTGGAATTGAAGCAATAGAGCTTGAAGTTGAGGTATGGGAGGTGGatttgatgatggagaagacatTGGATTCGTAATGAATGAAGAGGAAATGGAAGGAGATGTTCTCTGGGCATGTGGAGTGTTGGAGGATGGAGAGGACAGCTGCTATGGTGCCTCGGAGGTAATTGCTGTCAAGGGTCATGGCCGCATGAATGGATTTGGGGTTGCATGGTTCACCATTGCCGAAAGCGGGGGCTTCACGGAAGGCGGTGGGGAAGTTGTGGTTGGGGGAATGGGAGGGGTTGCGGATGAAATTGAGGTGGATGCCGGCAGTGGATgcggaggtggtggtggtgatggggtggaggaggaggaggaggaggaagaagaggatggaagtgaggagagggagagaggaaggggATGGGCTTGAGAAGGCCATCCTGGCCTCTCTCTTGGGGATGAAGGGTGGTGTAAAGATATTCAAATCATAAGAGAAGGGGAGAAACGGTCATTTCCGGTGGTAGTTATTGGTTAAGGAAAGGAATTTAGGGGAGGGGTTGCAAGGGGTTTGGTTGATAAATGATTAGAAGGACTGAAGGAGAGAGGTTGGTGGCATATTGGCAGATTtgtgaggaagagaagaaaggccGGAGGAGAGGATCTTGTTTGTAATTTTGGATTCAGCCCACCTTCCCTCTCTCCATGTTGATCATGTTTGGATAatctaaaattcttttttttcttttcctttaatctttttagtttaatttaattttcattgGATAGAGCTTTCCTTCAATGGGGGAACCCCATCATCGTGTCATGCATCAATCTCGTTTGAGTGGAGTAGGGAGGAGGTGTTTTTCGGCCTTGTATAATAGAAGATGAGAGTTAATGATAACTTTGAAGTCGAATCATAAGGTCAAATCACTAACGATGAAGGAATCTATCTTACGAGAGGGATGGAAAACTTTCACCTAATTTGAATTGCCTTGTTCAAGTCAACGGAATGGGTCCAATCCATTTGAACTTCATTTGGAGCTGGGGGTGTTATCCGGTTGAAAGTTTCCCATGCATGAGTGGAGAAagcattaaatttttttaaataatttttcttacctCTTGTCAAATGCGTGGATGTATCAATTAGAAAATCTGATCTAAATACTGACTTGAATGAAACGAATTgaggaagaagaatgagaagaacGTATGACATGAAAGTCTAAAAGGAAAGGTCTATGACTATTTTTAACTATTATGACATGGATAAATGGGAAATGGTTCTTTGTTCATGAGCGTGGCTATGCCACCTTTCATAACCACcattccttatttctctctctctcttcttcttcttcaaggacgAGGTGTTTTTTatatgagaaagagagatagacacatgaaaACACTAGCATAGACCACTTTTCTTGACAGAATTACTTTTGAAGAATGGTGAGAGAGTTGAAAGTAGAAAGTCCTTGAATAAGTAAAGGGAAAAATGTCTTCGAGCATACAGTGTATTTATTGTATGCTCAGGCATTTGAatcttttattcattttattttagagtgaaaaaataaataattaaaatactCTATGTGTTTAAATGTACTATATGTGTTAGGCTCAGAGAACCCTTGCTCATAAGTCAATTATTTAGGATCCCAACTTCCCACatcattgatttggtttggaaATGCACACTTGATCAACTCTTCTCAAGTGCATCCGTGCTTGGTTTGCATCAACTTCATTTGAATTCTAGCCGAACAACGGAGAACCGTTGAGCCCCAATTATAGATCATCCGGAACCAAATATCGATAAAGACCAAAACCAACCGACCAATTTATTAAACCGGTCTTGGTTTCAGATTTGAGGATCGATTACATGATCGATATCAAATCCAACCGATACCGATCCGAGACCGatcccgagttttaaaaccttgtggGAGAGGAAGGCTGGGAGGGCTAGTTAGcaggttagagagagagagagagagagagagagagagagatgaatgcGTTGAGAGATTTACAGCTTCCGCTAAATCAAACGCAGAATATTAGGTTACAGAGAGCTCTGCAGCAGCTTCGGGAATTAGATTCCAAAGCCAGTTCCTTATCTTCTGTTACTGTCGCCGACACCATCCCTGTTAACCACGAAGACGGCGTTGTCAAGTATCGCTTTATAAACCCTAGTTTAGCTCAtctctctttttgttcttttccctttcaattctttatttttcttttaaattctaTTATGATCAAGAAAATCTCGGTGCGATTGGATTAAGGGGGCATGGAACTTCTGAGGTTGATGGTGAAGTGGTTGCGACTCTATGCGGAGTAGTGGAGCGAGTTAACAAGCTCGTCTACATCCGTACTTTAAGGGCCAGGTACCTGCGATTCCTTTCTCTCCAATGTCCAAAGATTTAAGtgtttttcattaatttttcccCCATTTTGTCAATTAAGTACGTGATAGTTCTCTGCCTTAGAACTACTATGTTTGAAAGGAGTATAAGGATCAGCTGAAAATTCGTGCTTATTATAGACTCGTGGTAACAAAGCTTGACGAGGATTACAAATGAAATGCTTGTAGGTACAAGCCGGAGATTGGAGATATCATCGTGGGGCGTGTCATTGaagtatgttgaagatgattttcCTAAATGTGATTTCCACGGAACTCTTGTTTCTTAttgattgtttatttttattttttttcaaaggatTATCATTGTTTTCTTTAGCCTTTGTTTACATTCGAAGTAATTGGTTAAGTAtgatttaaaggaatacgtcgatAACACAACACTCTGGAAGCACCTTTCCACTCATCAATTCTATTTTAGTTCATGGAACATCACCCActatatcaccttcttcatttatgattgagcccagatacctaaaataatcacatTGCAGAACCcccctctcatcaatttttgTCACCTCATTATCCATCCTGGTGTAACTAAAATATGCACCGTATACtctgtcttcgttctacttatctcaaaaccttttgattctaagGTTGATCACCATAACTTTGACTTGGCGTTAATTATTGCTTTTGTCTCATGCATCAAAGTAATATCATCGACAAAAAACtacaccaaggaacctcatcttgaatgccTCTAATTAAATCTCccatgataagtgcaaacaaataatgGCTTAAAGTTGAtacttgatgtaacccaattgtaatttggaattcactaccttgaccccccacagttcttacactagtcaccacaccatcatacatatatttaattatgtccacatatttacttgaaacacttaTCTTCTGAAGTGTttgccaaattaactctctagggattTTCATAAGTTTTTTGTTTACAAATTGGCTCTTTGTTAGTAGTTTTTTGTTTAAGATGGGTTTCAATAAGCCTCCTCTCTCGTAATGTCATAGTGTGAATCATTATTTTTATGCATCTATAGTTATTAAAACTCTGTAATTcagaaccacaatgcttcttctccaTCCATTTGGCACTTTCCTTGTGCTCGTGATCTTATTAAACTACTGATTCCTAAGCTCTTGCACACTTCTATTAGGACCTCATCTGAGCCTGATGCCTTGCCTATGTTCATCCTCCTTAAAGCTTCTCCCAAATTAGTAATTTTCATTATACGATAGTGTTATGGAAGATAAATTTGAACTAATCAATCAACTTTCCTGATTGGCACGTTGGTGTAAATGGTTTTGTTGAATGATTGTATTTGGatctattttaaattttttgacaGGTTGCTCCAAAGCGTTGGAGACTTGAGATCAATTTTAGTCAGGACGCAGTCTTGATGCTTTCCTCAATGAACTTGCCTGATGGTATCCAGGTAAAACATCAATTTCCTGTGTCTTCTATAGTACGTGGCAGTGTAGATAAACTTTATGTAATACAATGACTGGTTACTTAACTTTTGTTAGAGGGTGGCTATTTGAATCTGCAGTCCTGCATTAAGATGTTTGCAACATACAGTTTAGTAGTCACAgttattatttctttattcttctGGAAAAAACCATCTAATCGTTACCACACTTGGTTACAAATAGGTATCAACCTCTCTTTTTGGCGCATTGTTTTATGCTTTATTTCTCCAAATCATAGATATCACGACATCGCTTAGACGCCTTATTGGGTTCAAGGGGACAACATGCCTTGCTTGATGCAAGAAAGGAGACCGTCTTGGATGCCTGGGAGGCATTGCCTTGTTGATGGCACATCTTATATTATACCAGTGTTTTGACTCTTCATtggtttaaattaaaatttttttttattctttgtttttttcttctaaatatgCTTATATTCATAATTATTTAattcggatttgggaattattcggatggaGAATTATTTGGAATAATTTGTTTTAGTAATTCAACAATTTGGTCAAAATAGCGGTAAAAAAAGCGGGGATAATAAAATTCGGGTTTGGGTTCTggaattattcgtttacaaaaaaaaaaaaaaaaaaaaaatctgattgtTACCACACTTGGTTACAAATAGGTATCATCCTGTCTATTTGGCGCATTGTTTTATGCTTTATTTCTCCAAATCATAGATATCACGACAGTGCTTAGGCTCCTTATTGGGTTCATAGGGACAACATGCCTTGCT
This Macadamia integrifolia cultivar HAES 741 chromosome 10, SCU_Mint_v3, whole genome shotgun sequence DNA region includes the following protein-coding sequences:
- the LOC122092165 gene encoding glutathione synthetase, chloroplastic-like — its product is MDSSSISVSFSFPNCFCNSPATLLPHFTKPRSFSFFNPCKTPFRGYLQKSHGTMKSESSSFSSSYVNLDSGKCGEEKTLDWSSTTSMIYDLRDINPDLFQQLVYDALVWSSLHGLVVGDKSVQRSGMVPGLGLVHAPFALLPTFFPQIHWQQACELAPLFNELIDRVSLDGKFLQESLSRTKKVDAFTSRLLDIHSKMLEINKKEDIRLGLHRSDYMLDAQTELLLQIELNTVSASFAGLGCVVSELHRNLLNHYGKKLGLNPLRVPGNNSVSGFAEAIAKAWNEFNNSRAVVLVVVQTEERNMYDQHWLSTILKERHFVTTIRKTMAEIDAEGELQPDGTLVVGGQPVAVIYFRAGYAPSDYPSESEWRTRLLMEQSSAIKCPSISYHLAGTKKIQQELAKPNVLERFLENKDDIAKLRKCFAGLWSMDYSDVVKSAIEKPDLFVLKPQREGGGNNVYGDNLRETLLKLENEGSEERDAYILMQRIFPSASPAFLVRDGVCHQDHVISELGIYGAYLRSKNKIIINDHCGYLMRTKVTSSNEGGVAAGFAVLDSIYLT
- the LOC122092020 gene encoding exosome complex component RRP4 homolog; its protein translation is MNALRDLQLPLNQTQNIRLQRALQQLRELDSKASSLSSVTVADTIPVNHEDGVVKGHGTSEVDGEVVATLCGVVERVNKLVYIRTLRARYKPEIGDIIVGRVIEVAPKRWRLEINFSQDAVLMLSSMNLPDGIQVKHQFPVSSIVRGSVDKLYVIQ